A single Mixta calida DNA region contains:
- the proQ gene encoding RNA chaperone ProQ: MENQPKLNSSKEVIAWLAERFPHCFSAEGEARPLKIGIFQDLVERVQGEMNLSKTQLRSALRLYTSSWRYLYGVKAGATRVDLDGNACGELEEQHVEHARKQLEEAKARVQQQRQQQQAKKREAGEDAPARRPRKAAARKPAEGEGQPARKARANDARPVQERAAAPRQRPPRTQPVTDTSALQPGQSIKVKAGKNAMDATVLEISKDGVRVQLASGLAMIVRAEHLQF, translated from the coding sequence ATGGAAAATCAACCTAAGTTGAATAGCAGTAAAGAAGTCATCGCCTGGCTTGCGGAACGTTTTCCGCACTGCTTTAGTGCCGAAGGTGAAGCGCGTCCGCTCAAAATCGGTATCTTTCAAGACCTCGTCGAACGTGTTCAGGGCGAAATGAACCTGAGCAAGACGCAGCTGCGTTCAGCGCTGCGTCTGTACACCTCAAGCTGGCGCTATCTGTACGGCGTCAAAGCGGGCGCGACCCGCGTCGATCTGGACGGCAATGCTTGCGGCGAGCTGGAAGAGCAGCATGTTGAACATGCGCGCAAGCAGCTTGAAGAGGCGAAAGCCCGCGTTCAGCAGCAGCGTCAGCAGCAGCAGGCGAAAAAACGTGAAGCTGGCGAAGACGCGCCTGCGCGCCGCCCGCGTAAAGCGGCCGCCCGCAAGCCAGCCGAAGGCGAAGGCCAACCCGCCCGCAAAGCTCGCGCTAACGATGCGCGCCCGGTTCAGGAACGCGCCGCCGCACCTCGTCAGCGCCCGCCGCGTACACAGCCTGTGACCGACACCTCCGCATTGCAGCCTGGCCAGAGCATCAAAGTTAAAGCCGGTAAAAATGCAATGGACGCCACCGTTCTTGAGATCTCTAAGGATGGCGTTCGTGTGCAGCTGGCTTCCGGCCTGGCAATGATCGTACGCGCAGAACACTTACAGTTCTGA
- a CDS encoding GAF domain-containing protein, which translates to MNKQEFYHDLNRDLRALIAGETSFLAALGNSSALLFERLEGVNWAGFYLLTEEKTLVLGPFQGKIACVRIPVGRGVCGTAVAEKKVQRVDDVHAFPGHIACDAASNAEIVLPLIVDGEVIGVLDIDSTVFNRFDSEDEIGLQTFTDGLCDVLANSDVKKFINMNRS; encoded by the coding sequence ATGAACAAACAAGAATTTTATCACGATCTCAACCGCGATCTCCGTGCGCTGATTGCCGGTGAAACCAGTTTTCTCGCTGCGCTGGGCAACAGCAGCGCGCTGCTGTTTGAGCGTCTGGAAGGCGTTAACTGGGCGGGCTTCTACCTGCTGACGGAAGAAAAAACGCTGGTGCTGGGGCCGTTCCAGGGGAAAATCGCCTGTGTGCGCATTCCGGTGGGCCGCGGCGTCTGCGGCACGGCGGTGGCGGAAAAGAAAGTACAGCGCGTGGACGACGTGCATGCGTTTCCGGGCCATATCGCCTGCGACGCGGCCAGCAATGCTGAAATCGTGCTGCCGCTGATTGTCGACGGCGAGGTGATTGGCGTGCTGGATATCGACAGCACGGTGTTCAACCGCTTTGATAGTGAAGATGAAATCGGCCTGCAAACCTTTACCGACGGGCTTTGTGACGTGCTGGCCAATAGCGATGTGAAAAAATTTATTAATATGAATCGCAGCTAA
- the yebS gene encoding membrane integrity lipid transport subunit YebS — MKIHTISHVLPRERYQRCPQCDTLFSLPDVKSRQTAHCPRCNAKVLNGRDWSMTRLTAMAVAMFLLMPFAFTEPLIEIRLLGTPIRASLLAGIMQMTEQGDVLTAAMVAFCTIGAPATLVAAIAFLFFGDRLGMNLRPVLLMLERLKEWVMLDIYLVGIAVASIKVKDYADIAVGYGLVAFVALMVLSLLTMIHLNMEQLWHRFYPQPEPDVAPEKLQICLNCHHTGLPDDRGRCPRCHTRLAHRRPHSLQKSWAALISAIVLLIPANLLPISIIYLNGGRQEDTIFSGILSLGSGNIPVAAIVFIASILVPFTKVLVLLVLLISIHFRCQQGLKTRIRLLRLVTWIGRWSMLDLFVISLTMSLVNRDQLLAFTMGPAAFYFGAAVILTILAVEWLDSRLIWDAHATHADYTD; from the coding sequence ATGAAAATACATACTATCAGTCACGTTCTGCCCCGTGAACGTTATCAGCGTTGTCCGCAATGCGATACCCTTTTTTCCTTACCAGATGTGAAATCTCGTCAGACGGCCCACTGCCCACGCTGCAACGCCAAAGTGCTTAACGGACGCGACTGGTCGATGACGCGTCTGACGGCAATGGCGGTCGCGATGTTTTTATTGATGCCTTTCGCTTTTACCGAGCCGCTGATTGAGATACGCCTGCTCGGCACCCCTATTCGCGCCAGCCTGCTGGCGGGCATTATGCAGATGACCGAACAGGGCGACGTGCTGACCGCGGCGATGGTGGCGTTCTGTACTATCGGCGCGCCGGCCACGCTGGTGGCGGCCATCGCCTTCCTCTTTTTCGGCGATCGCCTCGGCATGAATCTGCGTCCGGTACTGCTGATGCTGGAGCGCCTGAAAGAGTGGGTGATGCTCGATATCTATCTGGTCGGCATTGCCGTCGCCTCGATTAAGGTCAAGGATTACGCCGATATCGCCGTCGGCTACGGGCTGGTGGCATTTGTTGCGTTGATGGTGCTCAGCCTGCTGACCATGATTCACCTTAACATGGAACAGCTGTGGCACCGCTTTTACCCGCAGCCGGAGCCGGATGTGGCGCCGGAAAAGCTGCAAATTTGCCTGAACTGCCATCACACCGGCCTGCCCGACGATCGCGGACGCTGCCCGCGCTGCCACACCCGGCTGGCGCATCGTCGTCCTCATAGCCTGCAAAAATCCTGGGCGGCGCTTATCTCCGCGATCGTGCTACTGATTCCGGCCAATCTGCTGCCGATCTCAATTATCTACCTGAACGGCGGACGCCAGGAGGACACCATTTTCTCCGGTATTCTTTCGCTCGGCTCCGGCAATATTCCGGTGGCGGCGATTGTGTTTATCGCCAGCATTCTGGTGCCGTTCACCAAAGTGTTGGTCCTGCTGGTATTGTTGATCAGCATTCATTTTCGCTGCCAGCAGGGACTAAAAACCCGCATTCGATTATTGCGTCTGGTCACCTGGATCGGGCGTTGGTCTATGCTGGACCTGTTTGTTATTTCGTTAACCATGTCGCTGGTTAATCGCGACCAGCTGCTGGCTTTTACAATGGGACCGGCCGCCTTCTACTTTGGCGCCGCGGTAATTTTAACTATCCTTGCCGTTGAATGGCTGGATAGCCGTCTGATTTGGGATGCTCATGCAACACACGCCGACTACACCGACTAG
- a CDS encoding PqiB family protein: MLMQHTPTTPTRARIINKRKISPFWLLPFIALMIAGWLLWTNYQERGTTVTIDFAQADGIVPGRTPVRYQGVEVGTVQGISLSDDLRSIKVRVSIKSDMRDALREDAQFWLVTPKASLAGVSGLDALVGGNYIGMMPGKSGERRENFVALDTQPKYRVNTGEMLVHLHAPDLGSLNTGSLVYYRKIPVGRVYDYTINPDNNGVTIDVLIERRFTNLVKKESRFWNVSGVKADVGLSGAKVELESLAALVNGAIAFDSPQTSQQAASESNYQLYPDLAHSQRGVIVTLDLPDGKALKAGSTPLIYQGLEVGTLTKMTLQPGGKVSGELTLDPSVVGLMRSGTRIEMRSPKISLNNPSLSTLLTGTTLELIPGEGEPQHHFAVRQSNEALLQRPDVLTVRLSAPESYGIDAGQPVMLRGIQIGQVIRRTLTTKGVEFEAAIAPEHRQLVHGDSKFIINSRLDVKFGLDGMKVLGASASEWVDGGIRLEPGGKGAPLSQYPLYANAEKAEEGITGERPPTTLTLTANSLPDIQPGSVVLYRKFQVGEIVDVTPKANEFLVAVHIKPEYRKLLTPDSVFWAEGGAKVQLNGAGLTVQASPLNRALRGAISFDNLEGASTGKNQKRVLYSSETAARAVGSQILLHTYDGSKLSAGMPIRYLGIDIGQVESLALSQDHNQVIAKAVLYPEYVQSFARIGSRFSVVSPEISATGVNHLETLLQPYINVDPGKGSLVRRFELQETTITDSRYLDGLSIVVDAPEAGSLGIGTPVLFRGVEVGTVTGTSLGSMADRVQVQLRISKKYQHLVRNNSVFWLASGYNLEFGLIGGVVKTGTFQQFIRGGIQFATPPTVPLAPQAASGKHFLLQDEEPKEWRKWGTAIPSS, from the coding sequence ATGCTCATGCAACACACGCCGACTACACCGACTAGAGCGCGGATAATCAACAAGCGTAAAATTTCGCCGTTCTGGCTGCTGCCCTTTATCGCCCTGATGATTGCCGGCTGGCTGCTCTGGACCAACTATCAGGAGCGCGGCACCACGGTAACCATCGATTTCGCTCAGGCCGACGGCATCGTGCCCGGTCGGACGCCGGTGCGTTATCAGGGGGTCGAGGTCGGCACCGTACAGGGCATCAGCCTTAGCGACGATCTGCGCTCCATTAAGGTACGCGTCAGCATCAAAAGCGATATGCGCGACGCGCTGCGTGAGGATGCGCAGTTCTGGCTGGTGACGCCAAAAGCGTCGCTGGCTGGCGTCTCCGGGCTGGACGCGCTGGTCGGCGGCAACTATATCGGCATGATGCCCGGCAAGTCGGGCGAGCGGCGGGAAAACTTCGTCGCGCTCGATACCCAGCCTAAATATCGCGTCAATACTGGCGAAATGCTGGTGCATCTGCATGCGCCGGATCTCGGCTCGCTCAATACCGGATCGCTGGTCTACTACCGCAAGATTCCGGTCGGTCGCGTTTATGACTACACCATTAACCCGGACAACAATGGCGTTACCATCGACGTGTTGATTGAACGCCGCTTCACCAATCTGGTGAAAAAAGAGAGCCGCTTCTGGAACGTTTCCGGTGTGAAGGCGGATGTCGGCCTCAGCGGTGCGAAAGTGGAGCTGGAGAGCCTGGCGGCGCTGGTGAACGGCGCCATCGCCTTCGATTCGCCGCAAACGTCGCAGCAGGCAGCCAGCGAAAGCAACTATCAGCTCTATCCCGATTTGGCGCACAGCCAGCGCGGCGTAATCGTAACGCTCGATCTACCTGACGGCAAAGCGCTGAAAGCGGGCAGCACGCCGTTGATCTATCAGGGGCTGGAAGTCGGCACCCTGACGAAGATGACGTTACAGCCGGGCGGCAAGGTCAGCGGCGAGCTGACGCTCGATCCTTCCGTGGTCGGGCTCATGCGCAGCGGCACGCGCATCGAAATGCGCAGCCCGAAAATCAGCCTGAATAACCCCAGCCTGAGCACGCTGCTGACCGGCACCACGCTGGAGCTGATCCCCGGCGAAGGCGAGCCGCAGCACCATTTTGCGGTGCGTCAGAGCAACGAAGCGTTGCTGCAGCGCCCGGATGTGCTGACGGTGCGCCTTAGCGCGCCGGAGAGTTACGGCATCGACGCCGGCCAGCCGGTGATGCTGCGCGGCATTCAGATTGGTCAGGTTATCCGCCGCACGCTGACCACCAAAGGCGTGGAGTTTGAGGCGGCGATCGCCCCGGAACATCGCCAGCTGGTGCATGGCGACAGCAAATTCATCATCAACAGCCGACTCGATGTGAAATTCGGTCTCGACGGCATGAAGGTGCTGGGCGCCAGCGCCAGCGAATGGGTCGACGGCGGCATTCGTCTTGAGCCGGGCGGCAAAGGCGCGCCGCTGAGTCAGTATCCGCTTTACGCCAATGCCGAAAAAGCGGAAGAAGGGATTACCGGCGAACGTCCGCCGACCACGCTGACGCTGACCGCCAACAGCCTGCCGGATATTCAACCCGGCTCGGTGGTGCTCTACCGTAAGTTTCAGGTGGGCGAGATTGTCGACGTGACGCCGAAGGCGAACGAGTTTCTGGTGGCGGTGCATATCAAGCCTGAATACCGCAAGCTGCTGACGCCCGACAGCGTTTTCTGGGCGGAAGGCGGCGCGAAAGTGCAGCTTAACGGCGCTGGTCTGACGGTGCAGGCGTCGCCGCTAAACCGCGCCCTGCGCGGCGCGATCAGTTTCGATAACCTGGAAGGCGCCAGCACCGGCAAAAATCAGAAGCGCGTGCTCTACAGCTCTGAAACCGCCGCGCGCGCCGTCGGCAGCCAGATCCTGCTGCACACCTATGACGGCAGCAAGCTCTCTGCCGGCATGCCGATTCGCTATCTGGGCATCGATATCGGCCAGGTCGAGTCGCTGGCGCTGAGCCAGGATCATAATCAGGTGATCGCCAAAGCGGTGCTCTACCCCGAATATGTGCAAAGCTTTGCGCGCATCGGCAGCCGCTTCTCGGTGGTGTCGCCGGAAATTTCGGCCACCGGCGTCAACCATCTGGAGACGCTGCTGCAACCCTATATCAACGTCGATCCCGGCAAGGGCAGCCTGGTGCGGCGCTTTGAGCTGCAGGAGACCACTATTACCGATTCGCGTTATCTGGACGGCCTGAGCATCGTGGTCGACGCGCCGGAAGCGGGATCGCTGGGCATCGGCACGCCGGTGTTGTTCCGCGGCGTCGAAGTCGGTACGGTCACCGGCACCTCGCTGGGCAGCATGGCGGATCGCGTGCAGGTGCAACTGCGCATCAGCAAGAAATATCAGCATCTGGTGCGCAATAACTCGGTCTTCTGGCTCGCCTCCGGCTACAACCTCGAGTTTGGTCTGATCGGCGGCGTGGTGAAAACCGGCACTTTCCAGCAGTTTATTCGCGGCGGCATTCAGTTCGCCACGCCGCCGACCGTTCCGCTGGCGCCGCAGGCCGCGTCCGGCAAGCATTTCCTGCTGCAGGATGAAGAGCCGAAAGAGTGGCGCAAATGGGGAACGGCGATCCCTTCCTCATAA
- the rsmF gene encoding 16S rRNA (cytosine(1407)-C(5))-methyltransferase RsmF — protein MRQTLPDEESLQAFLAISQQPLRRSLRVNTLKISVADFLHQTARYGWRLTPIPWCAEGFWIEREESDESLPLGSVAEHLSGLFYIQEASSMLPVSALFAAQPQPYRVMDVAAAPGSKTTQMAALMKNQGLILANEYAASRVKVLHANLSRCGVSNTALTHFDGRVFGPALPEMFDAILLDAPCSGEGVIRKDADALRNWTLESTVSIAETQRDLIDSAFHALKPGGTLIYSTCTLNKLENQQVVAWLCQRYPDAVTIDSLADLFPGAERAATPEGFLHVFPQLFDSEGFFVARLRKTASVEPMPTPGYKVGKFPFSPLSRKDAQGVIQAAAKSGLHWQDDELTLWQRDKEIWLFPAAVEPLIGRVRFSRIGLKLAETFNKGYRWQHEAVIALARAEEANSVELTESEAEEWYRGRDIWPQAALPRDEVLVTWQRQPIGLAKKVGQRLKNSYPRELVRDGKLFHA, from the coding sequence ATGCGGCAAACGCTGCCCGATGAGGAGAGCCTGCAGGCTTTTCTCGCCATCAGCCAGCAGCCGCTGCGTCGCAGCCTGCGCGTCAATACGCTGAAAATCAGCGTGGCGGATTTTTTGCATCAGACGGCCCGCTACGGCTGGCGCCTGACGCCGATTCCCTGGTGCGCCGAAGGCTTCTGGATTGAGCGCGAAGAAAGCGACGAATCGCTGCCGCTCGGCAGCGTGGCGGAACACCTCAGCGGGCTGTTTTACATTCAGGAAGCCAGCTCGATGCTGCCGGTCAGCGCGCTGTTCGCCGCCCAGCCGCAGCCTTATCGGGTGATGGACGTAGCGGCCGCGCCCGGTTCCAAAACCACGCAGATGGCGGCGCTGATGAAAAATCAGGGCCTGATTCTGGCTAACGAATATGCCGCCAGCCGGGTAAAAGTGCTGCATGCGAACCTCAGCCGCTGCGGCGTCAGCAACACCGCGCTGACCCATTTCGATGGACGCGTGTTTGGCCCGGCGCTGCCGGAGATGTTCGATGCCATTCTGCTGGATGCGCCCTGCTCCGGCGAAGGCGTGATCCGTAAAGATGCGGATGCGCTGCGCAACTGGACGCTGGAGAGCACCGTCTCGATTGCGGAAACGCAGCGCGATCTGATCGACAGCGCCTTCCATGCGCTGAAGCCGGGCGGCACGTTGATCTATTCAACCTGTACGCTGAACAAGCTGGAGAACCAGCAGGTCGTGGCGTGGCTCTGTCAGCGCTATCCCGACGCGGTGACGATCGATTCGCTGGCGGATCTCTTCCCCGGCGCGGAACGGGCCGCCACGCCGGAAGGCTTCCTGCACGTCTTTCCGCAGTTGTTCGACAGCGAAGGCTTTTTCGTCGCGCGGCTGCGCAAAACCGCCAGCGTCGAGCCGATGCCGACGCCGGGTTATAAGGTCGGCAAATTCCCCTTCAGCCCGCTGTCGCGCAAAGATGCGCAGGGGGTTATTCAGGCGGCGGCGAAGTCTGGCCTGCACTGGCAGGATGATGAGCTGACGCTGTGGCAGCGCGATAAAGAGATCTGGCTATTTCCTGCCGCCGTCGAACCGCTGATTGGCCGGGTGCGATTCTCACGCATCGGACTGAAGCTGGCGGAAACCTTTAACAAAGGCTACCGCTGGCAGCATGAAGCGGTGATCGCGTTGGCGCGAGCTGAGGAGGCCAACAGCGTTGAACTGACGGAGAGCGAAGCGGAGGAGTGGTATCGCGGGCGCGATATCTGGCCGCAGGCGGCGCTACCGCGCGATGAGGTGCTGGTGACCTGGCAACGACAGCCGATTGGCCTGGCGAAAAAAGTGGGCCAGCGCCTGAAAAACAGCTATCCGCGCGAGCTGGTGCGCGACGGCAAATTGTTCCACGCCTGA
- a CDS encoding YdfD/YebW family protein has protein sequence MYALVLLICYLDGGCEDIMLGVYDDEPACIVARDEQRLRHAGCYPVEDVIDGSWTPAWQYSDLFRY, from the coding sequence ATGTATGCGTTGGTACTATTAATTTGTTACCTGGACGGGGGCTGCGAGGATATTATGCTGGGCGTCTATGATGATGAACCTGCCTGTATCGTCGCACGCGATGAGCAGCGCCTGCGCCACGCAGGCTGCTATCCGGTAGAAGATGTTATTGACGGCAGCTGGACGCCCGCCTGGCAATACAGCGATCTGTTTCGCTACTGA
- a CDS encoding metallophosphoesterase: MLYQYLDGDNWRHIYIVGDLHGCRALLDEQLLAVNFDTRRDLLVSVGDLIDRGPDSLACLRLLKEPWFRCVRGNHEEMALAALTQGDEQLWQMNGGDWFWRLDGAQRAEAQACLMRCQELPLIAHLVLDEQIVVVAHADYPASRYAWEQPIDEYEVVWGRDRIHRLQRGLGENIAGADAFYFGHTPLDNPVSGWNQHYIDTGAVFGNRLTLVKIQ, encoded by the coding sequence ATGTTGTATCAATATCTGGATGGCGATAACTGGCGACATATCTATATCGTCGGCGATCTTCACGGTTGCCGCGCTTTGCTAGATGAACAACTGCTGGCCGTTAATTTTGATACGCGACGCGATCTGCTGGTCTCGGTCGGCGATCTGATCGATCGCGGCCCGGACAGCCTGGCCTGCCTGCGGTTGCTGAAAGAGCCCTGGTTTCGCTGTGTGCGCGGCAATCATGAAGAGATGGCATTGGCCGCGCTGACGCAGGGCGATGAGCAATTATGGCAGATGAACGGCGGCGACTGGTTCTGGCGTCTGGATGGGGCGCAGCGCGCCGAGGCGCAGGCCTGTCTGATGCGCTGTCAGGAATTGCCGCTGATTGCGCACCTTGTGCTGGATGAGCAGATTGTAGTGGTCGCTCATGCCGACTATCCCGCCTCGCGTTATGCCTGGGAGCAGCCGATAGACGAGTATGAAGTGGTATGGGGACGCGATCGCATTCATCGTTTACAGCGCGGGCTGGGGGAAAACATTGCTGGCGCGGACGCCTTTTACTTTGGCCATACGCCGCTGGATAATCCAGTCAGCGGCTGGAATCAGCACTATATTGACACCGGCGCCGTGTTTGGCAACCGGCTGACGCTGGTGAAAATTCAGTAG
- a CDS encoding alpha/beta fold hydrolase, translated as MQSKPAILLAGVLALAPALAQTETQHTHWGTRWQRLPATPAPLIGMQSGYAEVNGIQLYYAVTGQGSPVILLHGGLANSDYWDLQVPELAKHHRVIVVDSRGHGRSTRNAQPYGYDLMTDDIVGLMDHLHIAKADIVGWSDGAIIGLDMAMRHKDRVGKVFAFAPNVTTRGVKPGIENNPVFAAYIARAGEEYKKLSKTPNDYPAFVKQIGGMWQSQPEWRDEALGKISAQVLIADGDHDEAIDRAHLEHIAAVIPNAGLLILPTVSHFAFLQAPKEFTDAVIHFLNGK; from the coding sequence ATGCAGAGCAAACCGGCTATTTTACTGGCAGGCGTACTGGCTTTGGCGCCTGCGCTGGCGCAGACCGAAACGCAGCACACCCACTGGGGCACACGCTGGCAGCGGCTTCCAGCCACGCCCGCGCCGTTGATCGGGATGCAGTCGGGCTACGCCGAGGTCAACGGCATTCAGCTTTACTACGCCGTCACCGGCCAGGGCTCACCGGTTATCCTGTTGCACGGCGGACTGGCGAACAGCGATTACTGGGACCTGCAGGTGCCTGAGCTGGCGAAGCATCATCGGGTGATTGTGGTCGACAGCCGGGGGCACGGCCGCAGCACGCGCAACGCCCAGCCTTACGGCTACGATTTAATGACGGATGATATTGTCGGGCTGATGGATCATCTGCATATTGCAAAAGCCGATATTGTGGGCTGGAGCGACGGTGCGATTATTGGCCTGGACATGGCGATGCGCCATAAGGATCGCGTCGGGAAAGTGTTCGCTTTTGCGCCCAACGTCACCACGCGCGGCGTAAAGCCGGGCATTGAAAATAATCCGGTATTCGCCGCCTATATTGCGCGCGCTGGCGAAGAGTATAAGAAGCTGTCGAAAACGCCCAACGATTATCCGGCGTTTGTAAAACAGATCGGCGGAATGTGGCAGTCGCAGCCGGAGTGGCGTGATGAGGCGTTAGGGAAAATCAGCGCGCAGGTGCTGATTGCCGACGGCGATCATGATGAGGCGATCGACCGGGCGCATCTGGAGCATATCGCCGCCGTTATTCCCAACGCCGGCCTGTTGATTTTGCCCACCGTCAGCCACTTCGCTTTTTTGCAGGCGCCGAAAGAGTTTACCGATGCGGTGATCCATTTTCTTAATGGCAAGTAG
- the aroD gene encoding type I 3-dehydroquinate dehydratase, whose product MQRRDFIGGGSAMLALALMSHSASGAADAPRADMVTPSLRPVKIKNIAIGEGQPKVIVSTTAADSEAVKTFVRSQALQVDSDVIELRLDLLHNGQDAAAMAQLTRELYAMLPNKVLLVTFRTKAEGGKQAIADDRYSTLYQYLLTQGQMDLLDIEMYRPAARELVALAHQQQVRAILSSHDFEQTPTQQEIVSRLRQQQTMGADILKIAAMPRDPSDVIRMMAATWEMRQRYAQQPLLTMSMGGMGAVTRLAGELTGSALTFGMAGDASAPGQLEASDLSGILTLLHRAAEDDAKSS is encoded by the coding sequence ATGCAACGCCGAGATTTTATTGGAGGCGGCAGCGCCATGCTCGCGCTGGCGCTGATGTCCCATTCCGCATCAGGCGCAGCGGATGCGCCCCGCGCCGATATGGTTACCCCATCATTACGACCAGTGAAAATTAAGAATATCGCCATCGGCGAAGGGCAGCCGAAAGTGATCGTTTCCACCACGGCCGCCGACAGCGAAGCGGTGAAGACGTTCGTGCGTAGCCAGGCGTTGCAGGTCGACAGCGATGTTATCGAACTGCGGTTAGATCTGCTGCATAACGGTCAGGACGCGGCGGCGATGGCGCAGCTGACGCGCGAGCTTTACGCCATGCTGCCAAACAAGGTTCTGCTGGTGACCTTCCGCACCAAAGCCGAGGGCGGCAAGCAGGCGATTGCTGACGATCGCTATAGCACGCTGTACCAGTATTTACTGACTCAGGGGCAGATGGATCTGCTGGATATCGAGATGTATCGCCCCGCCGCCAGAGAGCTGGTCGCGCTGGCGCATCAACAGCAGGTGCGTGCGATTCTTTCGAGCCATGATTTTGAGCAGACGCCGACGCAGCAGGAGATCGTTTCGCGTCTGCGCCAGCAGCAGACGATGGGCGCCGATATTCTGAAGATAGCCGCTATGCCGCGCGATCCGAGCGATGTAATACGTATGATGGCAGCGACCTGGGAGATGCGTCAGCGCTACGCGCAGCAACCGCTGTTGACGATGTCGATGGGCGGCATGGGCGCCGTCACACGGCTTGCCGGCGAGCTGACCGGCTCGGCGCTGACCTTCGGCATGGCAGGCGACGCCTCGGCGCCGGGACAGCTGGAAGCGAGCGACCTGAGCGGCATACTGACGCTGCTGCACCGCGCGGCGGAAGATGACGCAAAGTCATCGTAA
- a CDS encoding acyltransferase family protein, with protein sequence MAASPDNGKITSITQIPELTQFTKFGYLGVELFFMISGYVIFFSAKNKSFSRFISTRALRLYPAYWAGLVITSLFIVMVGGHHMPISLKAFLANLTMLQSFVGIYNIDGVYWTLAYELTFYFFISLCLLLGLKSRLEMAIIVWALAIIACALAGNASLPIFQGYYSYFVAGALFAVIKETAGKMKGLVILLAVAMYVICCLVSLENAAKAEIIRSVEYPPAVIITFVSLFFLAFIAADYSRLGKLSLPGSAFAGAITYPLYLVHAHIGYMLIDKFASEENKIGVYALVIGFVMLLAWLIHQLVEKRMAETWKAFFRYTIELPVATFHRLVFMPVMRRFQPKSSV encoded by the coding sequence TTGGCAGCATCACCAGATAATGGTAAAATAACCTCCATCACGCAGATTCCTGAGCTGACGCAGTTTACTAAGTTTGGCTATCTTGGCGTGGAACTGTTCTTTATGATCAGCGGTTACGTCATCTTTTTCTCGGCGAAAAACAAAAGCTTCTCCCGCTTTATCTCCACGCGCGCTCTGCGACTCTATCCAGCTTACTGGGCCGGGCTGGTCATCACGTCGCTCTTTATCGTGATGGTCGGCGGGCACCACATGCCGATCTCCCTGAAAGCCTTTTTGGCCAACCTGACGATGCTACAGTCGTTTGTCGGTATTTATAATATCGACGGCGTTTACTGGACGCTGGCCTATGAGCTAACCTTCTATTTCTTTATCTCGCTCTGCCTGCTTCTGGGACTAAAAAGCCGTCTGGAGATGGCGATTATCGTTTGGGCGCTGGCGATTATCGCTTGCGCATTAGCAGGTAATGCATCGCTGCCGATTTTCCAGGGCTATTACAGCTACTTCGTCGCCGGTGCGCTATTTGCCGTGATAAAAGAGACCGCAGGGAAGATGAAAGGCCTGGTCATTCTGCTGGCTGTCGCCATGTATGTTATCTGCTGCCTGGTTTCTCTGGAAAATGCGGCTAAAGCGGAAATAATCCGCAGCGTAGAGTATCCGCCGGCGGTCATTATCACTTTTGTATCGCTCTTTTTCCTCGCTTTTATCGCCGCTGACTATAGCCGCCTGGGTAAATTAAGCCTGCCGGGTTCAGCTTTCGCTGGCGCTATTACTTACCCGCTCTATCTTGTACATGCCCATATTGGCTATATGCTAATCGATAAATTCGCCAGCGAGGAAAATAAGATCGGCGTCTATGCGCTGGTGATTGGTTTTGTCATGCTGCTGGCGTGGCTGATTCATCAGCTGGTGGAAAAGCGCATGGCCGAAACATGGAAAGCGTTTTTCCGCTATACCATCGAACTGCCTGTCGCAACCTTTCACCGTCTGGTCTTTATGCCGGTAATGCGTCGCTTTCAGCCGAAAAGCAGCGTGTAA